Proteins co-encoded in one Erwinia sp. genomic window:
- the aaeB_2 gene encoding p-hydroxybenzoic acid efflux pump subunit AaeB (ID:JIFNMEKO_00038;~source:Prodigal:2.6), which produces MGTLGALVGTINVLTLSNPMTFHISTFIDSVLGQAIGCFLALMVILLIRDTSKARIARTLLNRFMVSAISSLTTDPQRRKQNHLPALYQQLNMLLNLFPEDIDKYRVALLLIIAHQRLRSVNIPADPVLSDFHKQLRHTAGEIAYARSDSRRSYYFSQLLQQLDDYQKKLSEYRLSESVTEPVSRLVTMLGKYQNTLIQV; this is translated from the coding sequence ATGGGTACCCTCGGAGCATTGGTCGGGACTATCAATGTACTGACGCTCAGTAATCCAATGACATTTCATATCTCTACGTTCATTGATAGTGTTCTTGGTCAGGCAATAGGCTGTTTCCTGGCATTGATGGTGATTCTGCTGATCCGTGATACCTCAAAAGCACGCATTGCCAGGACATTGCTCAACCGTTTTATGGTGTCAGCAATCTCGTCATTGACCACCGACCCTCAGCGCAGGAAACAAAATCATCTGCCTGCGCTTTACCAGCAACTCAATATGTTGCTGAATCTGTTCCCCGAAGATATTGATAAATACAGGGTGGCTTTATTACTGATTATCGCCCACCAGCGCTTACGGTCGGTCAATATTCCTGCAGATCCTGTGTTATCTGATTTTCATAAGCAGTTGCGCCACACAGCAGGTGAAATTGCGTATGCGCGGAGCGATAGCCGGCGCAGTTATTATTTTTCTCAATTGTTACAGCAGCTGGATGACTACCAGAAAAAGCTTAGTGAATATCGTCTTTCAGAAAGTGTTACTGAACCAGTATCCCGCCTGGTGACGATGCTAGGTAAATATCAAAATACCCTGATTCAGGTCTAG
- the aaeB_1 gene encoding p-hydroxybenzoic acid efflux pump subunit AaeB (ID:JIFNMEKO_00037;~source:Prodigal:2.6): protein MLWYRLRFPVKLTFAILLSLSVGFHFNLETPRWSVMTACIVAGGTAFAAGGDPFSGALRHRGMLRIVGTILGCVAALIIIIATVRAPVIMLLLCCLWAGFCVWLSSLIKVENAYALGLAGYTALIIVVSVGPSGSVLLAPQFAVERCSEIVIGIVCALLADMLFSPRSIKQDIDRVSDELLVKQYRLMQLCIAHQDKDAVDKSWTDLVRHTMTLNSMRGHLLMESGRWQKVDKRLRVMNALSLTMITQAAETFLMQNNQKDYIPSCFYLFFTKPVETITDVRQRMKILRHILAKAGSRQAPNTITNWTKATTEALLLLKGVHTNSSISRVEEAVLSQREPVVKMRSAERQHALVNGIRTFVATLVGSLLWLWTGWTSGSGVMVMLAVITALAMRTPNPLMLAKDFLYGMIMAIPISSLYYMVIMPATQQSMLLLLLFREYGIHWWHFNSAPSDGYPRSIGRDYQCTDAQ, encoded by the coding sequence ATGCTCTGGTATCGCTTGCGTTTTCCGGTAAAGCTGACATTCGCAATTTTACTTTCCCTTTCGGTGGGGTTTCATTTCAATCTGGAAACCCCAAGATGGTCAGTAATGACCGCCTGTATTGTGGCAGGAGGCACCGCATTTGCCGCAGGCGGAGACCCTTTCTCGGGTGCGCTGCGTCATCGTGGTATGTTGCGCATCGTTGGTACTATTTTAGGCTGTGTAGCGGCACTGATTATTATTATCGCCACGGTGAGAGCCCCGGTAATTATGTTGTTGTTGTGCTGTTTATGGGCAGGATTTTGTGTCTGGCTATCTTCACTGATCAAAGTAGAAAATGCCTATGCGCTCGGATTGGCCGGATATACTGCATTAATTATAGTGGTCAGTGTAGGGCCATCCGGTTCAGTACTGCTGGCTCCTCAGTTTGCAGTCGAGCGCTGCAGCGAAATTGTCATAGGCATTGTCTGTGCTTTGCTTGCTGATATGCTATTTTCACCACGCTCGATCAAGCAAGATATCGACCGGGTCAGCGATGAACTGCTGGTTAAACAGTATCGCTTGATGCAGTTGTGTATTGCTCATCAGGATAAAGATGCGGTAGATAAAAGCTGGACTGATCTGGTACGCCACACCATGACGCTGAACAGTATGCGTGGGCATTTACTGATGGAGTCAGGTCGCTGGCAAAAAGTCGATAAACGATTGCGGGTGATGAATGCGCTCTCGTTGACGATGATCACTCAGGCTGCCGAAACGTTTCTGATGCAGAATAATCAGAAAGACTATATCCCCTCATGCTTCTATCTCTTTTTCACTAAGCCGGTGGAAACTATTACTGATGTACGTCAACGCATGAAAATACTGCGTCATATTCTGGCAAAAGCAGGAAGTCGTCAGGCACCTAATACCATTACAAACTGGACGAAAGCCACAACTGAGGCCTTACTACTGTTAAAGGGTGTACACACTAACAGCAGTATCAGTCGTGTAGAAGAGGCGGTATTGTCACAGCGTGAACCCGTAGTAAAAATGCGCTCAGCTGAACGACAGCACGCGCTGGTGAATGGCATCAGGACTTTTGTTGCCACACTGGTAGGTTCTTTACTGTGGCTTTGGACCGGATGGACTTCTGGCAGTGGTGTCATGGTGATGCTTGCGGTGATTACAGCTCTGGCGATGCGTACGCCTAATCCACTGATGCTGGCAAAAGATTTTCTTTACGGCATGATAATGGCGATACCGATAAGTAGCCTTTATTATATGGTGATTATGCCCGCCACACAGCAGAGCATGTTACTGCTGTTACTCTTTAGGGAGTATGGTATTCATTGGTGGCATTTTAATTCAGCGCCGTCAGATGGGTACCCTCGGAGCATTGGTCGGGACTATCAATGTACTGACGCTCAGTAA
- a CDS encoding hypothetical protein (ID:JIFNMEKO_00039;~source:Prodigal:2.6): MSLSMLQSNALFQTGYLVDGEWLTGNSILMLKIRQRVKSLPV, translated from the coding sequence ATGAGCCTATCGATGTTACAGAGTAATGCGCTTTTTCAGACCGGGTATTTGGTCGATGGAGAGTGGCTAACCGGTAACAGCATTTTGATGTTGAAAATCCGGCAACGGGTGAAATCATTGCCAGTGTGA
- the tldD gene encoding Metalloprotease TldD (ID:JIFNMEKO_00034;~source:Prodigal:2.6) has protein sequence MALNYVSEHLLTLNGINEQDLSSLLGQLSERKLDYADLYFQSSCHESWFLEDSIIKEGSWNIDQGVGVRAIRDEKTGFAYADQITLNALTQSVNAARSIVQEQGTGQTTILSRVLPQSRYPLMDPLDSLSREEKIALLHRIDRTARATDKRVQEVTASLSGVYELVLVAATDGTLAADVRPLVRLSVSVQVEENGKRERGSCGGGGRYGYDYFLASEQGECRADNWAREAVRMALVNLHAVAAPAGMLPVVLGAGWPGVLLHEAVGHGLEGDFNRRGTSVFSGQIGQKVASELCTIVDDGTLAGRRGSLTIDDEGVPGQYNILIENGILKGYMQDKLSARLMGMTPTGNGRRESYAHLPMPRMTNTYMLEGKSTPQEMIESVEFGLYAPNFGGGQVDITSGKFVFSTSEAYLIEKGKVTKPVKGATLIGSGIEAMQQISMVGNDLALDHGIGVCGKEGQSVPVGVGQPTLKLDKLTVGGTA, from the coding sequence ATGGCACTGAATTATGTAAGTGAGCACCTGCTTACTCTAAACGGCATCAATGAGCAGGATCTTTCCTCTCTGTTAGGTCAGCTTTCTGAGCGTAAACTGGATTATGCTGATCTCTATTTTCAGTCCAGTTGCCATGAGTCATGGTTTCTTGAAGACAGTATCATCAAAGAGGGTTCGTGGAACATCGATCAGGGGGTTGGTGTCCGCGCTATTCGCGATGAAAAAACCGGTTTTGCCTACGCAGATCAAATCACACTGAACGCCTTAACTCAAAGTGTTAATGCAGCGCGCAGTATTGTTCAGGAACAAGGTACGGGACAGACCACGATACTCAGTCGCGTTTTACCTCAGTCACGTTACCCGTTGATGGACCCGCTTGACAGTCTATCCCGTGAAGAAAAAATAGCCTTATTACATCGGATTGACCGCACTGCACGCGCGACAGATAAGCGTGTTCAGGAAGTCACTGCCAGTTTAAGTGGTGTTTATGAGCTGGTTCTTGTGGCAGCCACCGATGGTACTCTGGCGGCCGATGTTCGACCTTTAGTCCGACTTTCTGTCAGCGTGCAGGTAGAGGAGAATGGCAAACGTGAACGGGGCTCATGCGGAGGCGGTGGTCGTTATGGTTATGATTATTTCCTCGCCAGTGAGCAGGGCGAATGTCGCGCAGATAATTGGGCGCGGGAAGCGGTCAGAATGGCATTGGTCAATCTGCATGCAGTAGCTGCACCCGCAGGTATGTTGCCTGTTGTACTCGGTGCCGGCTGGCCTGGGGTCCTGTTGCATGAGGCTGTCGGGCATGGACTGGAAGGCGATTTTAACCGGCGTGGCACCTCAGTGTTCAGTGGGCAAATAGGTCAAAAGGTCGCTTCTGAGCTCTGCACCATTGTAGATGATGGTACGCTGGCAGGCCGTCGGGGGTCGTTGACTATCGACGATGAAGGCGTCCCAGGGCAATATAATATATTGATCGAAAACGGTATTCTTAAAGGGTATATGCAGGATAAGCTCAGTGCGCGACTCATGGGAATGACGCCAACTGGCAATGGTCGCCGGGAGTCGTATGCTCACCTGCCAATGCCGCGCATGACCAATACCTACATGCTTGAGGGTAAATCAACGCCTCAGGAGATGATCGAGAGTGTCGAATTTGGACTTTATGCACCGAACTTTGGCGGTGGTCAGGTTGATATTACCTCTGGAAAATTTGTTTTCTCTACTTCCGAGGCTTATCTGATCGAAAAAGGGAAAGTGACTAAACCGGTCAAAGGGGCAACCTTGATTGGTTCAGGCATTGAGGCAATGCAGCAGATTTCTATGGTGGGTAACGATTTAGCCCTGGATCATGGTATCGGGGTTTGCGGTAAAGAAGGGCAAAGCGTCCCGGTTGGCGTAGGGCAACCAACGTTAAAACTGGATAAACTCACCGTAGGCGGAACCGCCTGA
- the aaeX gene encoding Protein AaeX (ID:JIFNMEKO_00035;~source:Prodigal:2.6) — translation MSVLPVIVLFGLSFPPVFFDIMLSLLLFWLVRRLLMSTGIYDFVRHPALFSTALYCCLFYLVSQLFA, via the coding sequence ATGAGTGTGCTGCCGGTTATCGTGCTTTTTGGCTTGTCATTTCCACCAGTTTTTTTTGACATTATGTTGTCGTTGCTCCTGTTTTGGCTGGTGCGTCGTTTGCTGATGAGCACAGGTATTTATGATTTTGTCCGGCATCCGGCGCTGTTTAGTACGGCGCTTTACTGCTGTTTGTTTTATTTGGTATCCCAGTTATTTGCATGA
- the gabD gene encoding Succinate-semialdehyde dehydrogenase [NADP(+)] GabD (ID:JIFNMEKO_00040;~source:Prodigal:2.6), translating into MTKAGKAETEAAIAAAQAAFPAWRSKTAKARSEILYRWYQLVTENKSWLAMLMTTEQGKPLSKAEAEVDYAASFLQWFAEQAKRINGEVIPPAKSGACILATREPVGVIAAITPWNFPMAMLTRKLGPALAAGCTAVIKPASSTPFCTFALLVLAQRAGVPDGVINAVAGDTRAISEAIMSSTVVRKITFTGSTNIGKLLMSNAAATMKKVSMELGGNAPFIVFDDADIDAAVKGALANKFRNAGQVCVSANRFYIHEAIYARFVRQLTAAVSALNVGNGMDDGVTMGPLIDKLEEHISDAISKGATVQTGGAAIPGKGYFWQPTVISNATEEMKLAQEETFGPVAACFRFSDEDDVIHRANNTEFGLAAYFYTQNLQRVFRVAAALESGMVGINECAVSTELAPFGGVKESGVGREGSVLGMDDYLEIKALHFGGL; encoded by the coding sequence GTGACTAAGGCTGGGAAAGCGGAGACAGAAGCAGCGATAGCCGCAGCACAAGCAGCATTTCCTGCATGGAGAAGTAAGACTGCTAAAGCGCGCAGCGAGATCCTTTACCGCTGGTATCAGTTGGTGACAGAAAATAAAAGCTGGCTGGCAATGTTAATGACGACCGAGCAAGGCAAACCGTTGTCTAAGGCGGAAGCCGAAGTGGATTATGCCGCCAGTTTTCTGCAGTGGTTTGCAGAACAGGCCAAGCGAATAAATGGTGAAGTGATACCCCCTGCCAAATCGGGAGCTTGTATTCTGGCTACCCGGGAGCCTGTTGGCGTTATTGCGGCAATCACTCCGTGGAATTTCCCTATGGCGATGCTCACCCGCAAGTTAGGACCCGCGCTGGCTGCGGGTTGTACGGCAGTGATTAAACCTGCCAGCAGCACTCCTTTTTGTACGTTTGCACTCCTGGTGCTTGCACAACGTGCCGGGGTGCCTGATGGGGTTATCAACGCCGTTGCTGGTGATACGCGCGCGATCAGCGAAGCAATAATGTCGAGCACTGTGGTGAGGAAAATCACTTTTACTGGCTCTACGAATATCGGTAAGTTATTGATGAGTAATGCCGCTGCCACAATGAAGAAAGTCTCGATGGAGCTGGGTGGTAATGCGCCCTTTATTGTGTTTGATGATGCAGATATCGATGCGGCGGTGAAAGGCGCGCTGGCCAATAAGTTTCGAAACGCGGGGCAGGTTTGCGTCAGCGCTAATCGGTTTTACATTCATGAGGCAATTTATGCGCGGTTTGTCAGGCAACTGACGGCAGCGGTCAGCGCATTAAATGTGGGAAACGGAATGGATGATGGAGTCACCATGGGGCCTCTTATTGATAAACTTGAAGAACATATCAGCGATGCAATATCGAAAGGGGCAACAGTACAGACCGGTGGGGCGGCAATACCAGGGAAAGGCTATTTTTGGCAGCCCACGGTGATAAGTAATGCCACCGAAGAGATGAAACTCGCTCAGGAAGAAACCTTTGGTCCGGTAGCGGCTTGTTTTCGTTTCAGTGATGAAGATGATGTTATACACCGGGCGAACAACACCGAATTTGGTCTGGCGGCTTACTTTTATACGCAGAACTTACAGCGTGTTTTTCGCGTAGCTGCTGCACTTGAAAGTGGTATGGTCGGAATCAATGAATGCGCAGTATCAACTGAACTGGCGCCATTTGGTGGCGTTAAAGAGTCTGGTGTCGGGCGGGAAGGATCAGTGCTGGGGATGGATGATTATCTTGAGATTAAGGCACTGCATTTCGGCGGTTTATAA
- the aaeA_1 gene encoding p-hydroxybenzoic acid efflux pump subunit AaeA (ID:JIFNMEKO_00036;~source:Prodigal:2.6), with protein sequence MKALTRKFLRYGITLLLVVIAVIGVFRIWAFYTESPWTRDAKFIADVVAIAPDVSGLIAEVKVHDNQWVKKDQVLFVIDQPRYQQALADNEADVAYYQALLQEKQREAQRRNQLGVNAMSREAIDQSNNDYHTTQHLLAKATASRDTAALDLQRTVVKAPADGWVTNLSAYEGEFITRGATAVALVKSGTFYVLAYMEETKLAGVQAGYQVTITPLGSNQSLEGHVESFAAGVSNSSSSRDSKGMAAIDSNLEWVRLAQRVPVRIRLDVQPENRYPSGTTATVVIGASSANANQPTSPVMKLINRLREFG encoded by the coding sequence GTGAAAGCTCTGACAAGAAAATTTTTGCGCTACGGCATAACCCTGCTGCTGGTAGTGATTGCGGTGATAGGGGTTTTTAGAATTTGGGCGTTTTACACGGAATCGCCCTGGACACGTGATGCAAAGTTTATCGCTGATGTAGTGGCTATCGCACCGGATGTCAGTGGATTGATCGCGGAAGTTAAAGTCCATGATAATCAATGGGTAAAAAAAGACCAGGTACTGTTTGTCATTGATCAGCCTCGCTATCAGCAGGCGCTGGCAGATAATGAGGCAGATGTTGCGTACTATCAGGCATTACTCCAGGAGAAGCAACGTGAAGCGCAACGCCGTAATCAACTCGGGGTTAATGCCATGTCCCGTGAAGCTATTGATCAGTCAAACAATGACTATCACACTACCCAGCATTTGCTGGCAAAAGCGACAGCCAGCCGCGATACGGCGGCACTCGATCTGCAAAGAACGGTAGTAAAAGCGCCAGCTGATGGTTGGGTAACTAACCTGAGTGCGTACGAAGGGGAGTTTATTACCCGCGGAGCTACTGCAGTCGCACTGGTGAAATCGGGGACATTCTACGTTCTGGCTTATATGGAAGAGACTAAACTGGCAGGTGTCCAGGCAGGATATCAGGTGACCATTACGCCATTGGGAAGTAACCAATCGCTCGAGGGGCATGTGGAGAGTTTTGCTGCTGGTGTCAGTAACAGCAGCAGTTCTCGTGACAGTAAAGGAATGGCGGCAATTGACTCTAATCTTGAATGGGTACGATTAGCACAGCGTGTGCCTGTACGTATTCGTCTTGATGTTCAGCCAGAAAATCGTTACCCCTCAGGTACCACCGCGACAGTTGTCATCGGCGCTTCTTCTGCGAATGCAAATCAACCGACATCTCCGGTAATGAAGCTGATCAATCGTTTGCGTGAATTTGGCTAA